A region of Lycium barbarum isolate Lr01 chromosome 1, ASM1917538v2, whole genome shotgun sequence DNA encodes the following proteins:
- the LOC132643695 gene encoding uncharacterized protein LOC132643695, with product MANSSRRYPSGHVSLRSAPTGRSDATSFASYSNSTFYSSPSTGCFNRSTSPTRVNLHALGRSCSPTRVNLHAPVNSSPSVRFSIDRSSSPSRSIAVSKQISKRTCLCSPTTHPGSFRCSMHKNMKNNTNTNTNTNTQSSISYSPNRLNARRSAMTNSLVRICSVEGDLVKRALAALIRPSSHHQRRRGDFQPRPSRLSRMSKADNM from the coding sequence ATGGCGAATTCTTCTAGAAGATATCCTAGTGGACACGTGTCACTTAGATCGGCGCCTACTGGCCGGTCTGATGCGACGTCGTTCGCTTCGTACAGCAACTCTACATTTTATTCGTCTCCGTCAACCGGTTGTTTTAACCGGTCGACTTCACCGACGCGCGTGAATCTCCACGCGCTAGGGAGATCGTGTTCTCCGACGCGCGTGAATCTTCACGCGCCGGTGAATTCGTCTCCGAGTGTTAGATTCTCCATCGACAGATCCAGCTCTCCTAGCCGTTCGATCGCTGTGTCTAAGCAGATCTCGAAAAGGACATGTTTATGTTCTCCTACAACGCATCCTGGTTCGTTTCGGTGTAGTATGCATAAGAATATGAAGAATAAcacgaatacgaatacgaatacgaatactcAGTCTTCGATTTCGTATTCGCCTAACCGATTGAATGCAAGGAGATCGGCAATGACGAACTCGTTAGTGCGTATTTGTTCAGTTGAAGGTGATTTAGTGAAGCGTGCTTTGGCTGCACTTATTAGGCCATCTTCTCATCATCAAAGACGTAGAGGTGACTTTCAACCACGTCCTAGCAGGCTTTCCAGAATGTCAAAAGCAGATAACATGTGA
- the LOC132643701 gene encoding uncharacterized protein LOC132643701 isoform X1 encodes MLRKWPMLLLLLTIFIIFSSFTHGEAESPFQSPPISDEFREGRNEDNVMVSRLFAEGPNNIAEAPVQSSSLILAAQRTYRKDPLNGFKRYTGGWNINDHHYWASVAFTAVPFFITALLWFLIFGLCLLFICVCSRCCKREPYGYSPAAYALSLIFLVLFTIAAIIGCVILYTGQEKFHSSTINTLDYVVHQANATADNLMNVSLYLAAAKQLAVDKILIPANVQTDIDYVQTKITSSASTLSTKTADNKDDTEHLIQSVRAALIILSAAMLLLTFLGLVFSIFGMQVFVYILVIFGWILITGTLILCGIFLVLHNVTADTCVAMDQWIQNPTAHTTLDDILPCVDYATAQDTLTKSKEVTYNLVDIVNQVITNVSNINFSPNFAPFYYNQSGPLLPILCNLFNPDLTSHNCSPAEVDLDNATQVLNNYVCQVSPSGVCVTPGRLTPTLYSQMAAAVNLTNGLYQYGPFLVDLQNCDFVRQTFGDIYNIHCPGLLQYSKRVYVGLVMVTVAALLSLTFWIIYVRERRHRVYKQKKMPKFNGVEGDKPTHEGVEGDKPTHED; translated from the exons ATGTTACGTAAATGGCCAATGCTACTTTTACTTTTAACCATTTTCATCATTTTCTCTTCCTTCACCCATGGAGAAGCAGAGTCTCCTTTTCAATCACCACCTATATCAG ATGAATTTAGGGAGGGGAGGAATGAAGATAATGTGATGGTTTCAAGGCTATTTGCTGAAGGTCCCAATAATATTGCTGAAGCTCCAGTGCAGAGCTCATCACTTATATTGGCTGCTCAAAGAACATATAGAAAAGACCCTCTAAATGGTTTTAAGAGATATACTGGAGGATGGAACATCAATGACCACCATTACTGGGCT TCTGTGGCATTTACAGCAGTTCCGTTCTTTATCACCGCGCTGCTCTGGTTTCTGATCTTTGGACTTTGTTTATTGTTCATCTGTGTCTGTTCCCGTTGCTGTAAAAGAGAACCTTATGGATACTCTCCAGCGGCTTACGCTCTTTCCCTTATATTCCTTGTGCTTTTCACCATTGCTGCAAT TATTGGATGTGTCATTTTGTACACAGGCCAAGAGAAGTTCCACAGCAGTACAATTAACACTTTGGACTATGTGGTGCATCAGGCAAATGCAACAGCTGATAATCTCATGAATGTGTCTCTTTATCTAGCAGCTGCCAAACAACTTGCAGTGGATAAAATTTTGATCCCTGCTAATGTCCAAACAGACATTGATTACGTCCAAACGAAGATTACTTCTTCTGCTAGTACCCTTTCCACTAAAACAGCTGACAATAAGGATGATACAGAACACCTGATACAATCAGT GAGAGCCGCTCTTATCATTTTATCTGCTGCTATGCTTCTTTTGACATTTCTTGGATTAG TATTCTCAATTTTCGGCATGCAAGTTTTTGTCTACAT CTTGGTTATTTTTGGATGGATTCTCATCACTGGAACATTGATTTTATGTGGCATATTTCTTGTTCTCCACAA CGTGACTGCAGACACTTGTGTAGCAATGGATCAGTGGATCCAGAACCCCACTGCTCATACAACTTTAGATGACATATTACCTTGTGTGGACTATGCCACAGCACAAGACACGCTAACCAAAAGCAAGGAAGTGACTTATAACCTGGTAGATATTGTCAACCAGGTTATTACAAATGTCTCGAACATCAATTTCTCTCCCAACTTTGCTCCTTTCTACTACAATCAATCAGGACCTTTGCTTCCAATCCTTTGCAATCTGTTTAATCCTGACTTAACTTCTCACAACTGTAGTCCTGCTGAAGTCGATTTGGATAATGCAACTCAG GTTTTGAACAACTACGTTTGTCAAGTTTCACCGAGTGGCGTTTGTGTCACACCAGGCCGTCTGACTCCGACCCTGTACAGCCAGATGGCTGCTGCTGTAAATTTGACCAATGGATTGTACCAATATGGTCCATTCCTGGTTGACCTGCAAAATTGTGATTTTGTTAGGCAAACTTTTGGTGACATATATAATATACATTGTCCTGGTCTGCTGCAATACAGCAAACGAGTGTATGTTGGGCTAGTGATGGTAACTGTTGCAGCGCTACTTTCTCTTACATTCTGGATCATATATGTGAGAGAGAGGCGCCACCGCGTCTATAAGCAAAAGAAAATGCCCAAATTTAATGGAGTTGAAGGGGATAAACCTACTCATGAAGGAGTTGAAGGTGATAAACCTACTCATGAAGACTAA
- the LOC132643701 gene encoding uncharacterized protein LOC132643701 isoform X2 produces MANATFTFNHFHHFLFLHPWRSRVSFSITTYIREGRNEDNVMVSRLFAEGPNNIAEAPVQSSSLILAAQRTYRKDPLNGFKRYTGGWNINDHHYWASVAFTAVPFFITALLWFLIFGLCLLFICVCSRCCKREPYGYSPAAYALSLIFLVLFTIAAIIGCVILYTGQEKFHSSTINTLDYVVHQANATADNLMNVSLYLAAAKQLAVDKILIPANVQTDIDYVQTKITSSASTLSTKTADNKDDTEHLIQSVRAALIILSAAMLLLTFLGLVFSIFGMQVFVYILVIFGWILITGTLILCGIFLVLHNVTADTCVAMDQWIQNPTAHTTLDDILPCVDYATAQDTLTKSKEVTYNLVDIVNQVITNVSNINFSPNFAPFYYNQSGPLLPILCNLFNPDLTSHNCSPAEVDLDNATQVLNNYVCQVSPSGVCVTPGRLTPTLYSQMAAAVNLTNGLYQYGPFLVDLQNCDFVRQTFGDIYNIHCPGLLQYSKRVYVGLVMVTVAALLSLTFWIIYVRERRHRVYKQKKMPKFNGVEGDKPTHEGVEGDKPTHED; encoded by the exons ATGGCCAATGCTACTTTTACTTTTAACCATTTTCATCATTTTCTCTTCCTTCACCCATGGAGAAGCAGAGTCTCCTTTTCAATCACCACCTATATCAG GGAGGGGAGGAATGAAGATAATGTGATGGTTTCAAGGCTATTTGCTGAAGGTCCCAATAATATTGCTGAAGCTCCAGTGCAGAGCTCATCACTTATATTGGCTGCTCAAAGAACATATAGAAAAGACCCTCTAAATGGTTTTAAGAGATATACTGGAGGATGGAACATCAATGACCACCATTACTGGGCT TCTGTGGCATTTACAGCAGTTCCGTTCTTTATCACCGCGCTGCTCTGGTTTCTGATCTTTGGACTTTGTTTATTGTTCATCTGTGTCTGTTCCCGTTGCTGTAAAAGAGAACCTTATGGATACTCTCCAGCGGCTTACGCTCTTTCCCTTATATTCCTTGTGCTTTTCACCATTGCTGCAAT TATTGGATGTGTCATTTTGTACACAGGCCAAGAGAAGTTCCACAGCAGTACAATTAACACTTTGGACTATGTGGTGCATCAGGCAAATGCAACAGCTGATAATCTCATGAATGTGTCTCTTTATCTAGCAGCTGCCAAACAACTTGCAGTGGATAAAATTTTGATCCCTGCTAATGTCCAAACAGACATTGATTACGTCCAAACGAAGATTACTTCTTCTGCTAGTACCCTTTCCACTAAAACAGCTGACAATAAGGATGATACAGAACACCTGATACAATCAGT GAGAGCCGCTCTTATCATTTTATCTGCTGCTATGCTTCTTTTGACATTTCTTGGATTAG TATTCTCAATTTTCGGCATGCAAGTTTTTGTCTACAT CTTGGTTATTTTTGGATGGATTCTCATCACTGGAACATTGATTTTATGTGGCATATTTCTTGTTCTCCACAA CGTGACTGCAGACACTTGTGTAGCAATGGATCAGTGGATCCAGAACCCCACTGCTCATACAACTTTAGATGACATATTACCTTGTGTGGACTATGCCACAGCACAAGACACGCTAACCAAAAGCAAGGAAGTGACTTATAACCTGGTAGATATTGTCAACCAGGTTATTACAAATGTCTCGAACATCAATTTCTCTCCCAACTTTGCTCCTTTCTACTACAATCAATCAGGACCTTTGCTTCCAATCCTTTGCAATCTGTTTAATCCTGACTTAACTTCTCACAACTGTAGTCCTGCTGAAGTCGATTTGGATAATGCAACTCAG GTTTTGAACAACTACGTTTGTCAAGTTTCACCGAGTGGCGTTTGTGTCACACCAGGCCGTCTGACTCCGACCCTGTACAGCCAGATGGCTGCTGCTGTAAATTTGACCAATGGATTGTACCAATATGGTCCATTCCTGGTTGACCTGCAAAATTGTGATTTTGTTAGGCAAACTTTTGGTGACATATATAATATACATTGTCCTGGTCTGCTGCAATACAGCAAACGAGTGTATGTTGGGCTAGTGATGGTAACTGTTGCAGCGCTACTTTCTCTTACATTCTGGATCATATATGTGAGAGAGAGGCGCCACCGCGTCTATAAGCAAAAGAAAATGCCCAAATTTAATGGAGTTGAAGGGGATAAACCTACTCATGAAGGAGTTGAAGGTGATAAACCTACTCATGAAGACTAA